A genomic segment from Dechloromonas denitrificans encodes:
- a CDS encoding ATP-binding protein, with protein MHDFRQLSPLDFENLVRDLLQAELGIYIESFGPGADGGIDFRFAHAGNTTVIQVKHYIDSPSRALLKAARDENEKVALLRPSRYILATSTALTPALKDKLISALSNAPLKREDVFGKEDLNNLLERHPSVLRQHFKLWLTHTDILERILHSGIYNRTDAELDVIKSLVPKFVQNRSVAEAEAILEQRGALIIAGDPGVGKTTLARILTWLHLAQEWRVFVVDDLTEAMEICSKGEKRLIFFDDFLGQISLTNEVIRNTDQRLPIFLERVRCNKDLRFILTTRSYLLLQAQLQSTKLSSEKITASELILNVGSYTRGIRAQILFNHIYFSDLTNEEKRSLLSDDFYLRIIDHRNFSPRLIELLTSADFQAIQDLPIRDAVINALNNPSALWERPYRAHLSADSRTIMLALFFSGHWPSVDTILQAFKRFSHHIDDSQMVVSFRHALKPLEGSIVSLSNNYIFFSNPGIRDFMSAVIIEDHLLLSIVKSAGTFVELDNAWGFYIKHYDVCSKQFSDEIVWIDAVKRLMVSGRGAAIEHLRLALDMSEHLDEKYPTLALAEDAFKRLSVEGADPIDESECRRALELFQNHSLDEQQALPSNTVLAQVTADMLSGAGDTLSLDEIKEVASAIERYGEAPTLAKNAACDALHGFIECLENRLDDISSISELNSFEDELEFALSAFDLKIPSDSQLELNKHRDYLEEKEADRNDKDYKPSAPLGRDIDASDSEVRSLFAILQTQLLGD; from the coding sequence ATGCATGATTTTAGACAATTATCTCCTCTTGATTTTGAAAACCTCGTCAGAGATCTACTTCAGGCTGAGCTTGGCATCTACATAGAAAGTTTTGGTCCAGGAGCCGATGGAGGGATAGATTTCCGTTTCGCGCACGCAGGCAATACCACGGTTATACAAGTCAAGCATTACATTGATAGCCCAAGCAGAGCGTTACTGAAAGCTGCTCGAGATGAAAATGAGAAAGTAGCACTCCTAAGACCGAGCCGTTACATTCTGGCCACTTCTACTGCCCTCACGCCAGCTCTAAAAGATAAATTAATTTCAGCGCTCTCAAACGCTCCTTTGAAGCGCGAAGATGTATTTGGAAAAGAGGACCTGAACAATCTGCTGGAACGACACCCTTCGGTGTTAAGACAGCACTTCAAACTTTGGCTGACGCACACCGATATCCTTGAACGTATCTTACATAGCGGCATATATAACCGCACAGATGCTGAACTCGACGTAATAAAAAGCCTTGTCCCAAAATTTGTTCAGAACCGGAGCGTCGCTGAAGCTGAAGCAATTCTAGAGCAGCGAGGGGCGCTAATCATCGCTGGAGACCCTGGTGTTGGCAAAACAACTCTTGCGCGAATTCTGACCTGGCTTCACCTTGCACAGGAATGGCGTGTCTTCGTGGTGGACGACCTTACTGAGGCCATGGAAATCTGCTCAAAAGGCGAGAAGAGACTCATCTTTTTTGATGATTTTCTTGGCCAAATTAGCCTAACAAATGAAGTGATCCGAAATACAGATCAGCGGTTGCCTATTTTCCTTGAACGAGTTCGATGCAATAAGGATTTACGCTTCATCCTGACAACGAGAAGTTACCTGCTTTTACAGGCGCAGTTGCAATCTACGAAGCTATCGTCGGAAAAAATTACAGCCAGTGAGTTGATCCTCAACGTTGGATCGTACACTCGAGGCATTCGCGCCCAAATTCTCTTCAATCACATTTATTTTTCCGATCTGACCAACGAGGAAAAGCGTTCACTACTAAGTGACGACTTCTATCTAAGAATTATCGACCACAGGAATTTCAGCCCTCGCTTGATCGAACTGCTTACTTCAGCAGATTTCCAAGCTATTCAAGATCTACCCATCAGGGACGCTGTTATTAATGCGCTCAATAATCCAAGTGCTCTGTGGGAGAGGCCTTACCGTGCCCATCTAAGTGCAGACTCTCGTACCATCATGCTCGCGTTATTTTTCTCAGGACACTGGCCGTCTGTCGACACAATCCTGCAAGCATTTAAACGCTTCTCGCACCACATTGATGACTCCCAGATGGTCGTAAGCTTCAGGCATGCACTTAAGCCACTTGAAGGATCGATAGTCTCTCTATCGAACAACTATATCTTCTTTAGCAATCCCGGCATTCGAGACTTCATGAGCGCAGTCATCATCGAAGATCATTTACTTCTATCTATCGTTAAGAGCGCAGGCACCTTTGTTGAACTCGATAATGCTTGGGGGTTTTACATAAAACATTATGACGTTTGCTCAAAACAGTTTAGCGATGAAATAGTCTGGATCGATGCGGTTAAGAGACTAATGGTTTCCGGCCGAGGAGCGGCTATCGAGCATCTCCGACTCGCACTTGATATGAGCGAACACCTGGACGAAAAGTACCCGACCCTCGCTTTAGCAGAAGATGCATTTAAGAGGCTGTCCGTAGAAGGCGCGGATCCCATTGATGAGAGCGAATGCAGACGTGCACTTGAATTATTCCAAAATCACTCGCTAGACGAACAACAAGCCCTCCCCTCAAATACCGTACTTGCACAGGTCACTGCAGATATGCTTTCTGGTGCGGGGGATACACTTTCATTAGACGAGATTAAAGAAGTCGCCAGTGCAATTGAGAGATATGGAGAAGCCCCAACACTCGCCAAAAATGCAGCTTGCGACGCACTGCATGGTTTCATCGAATGCCTGGAAAATCGGCTTGATGACATTTCGTCCATTTCAGAGTTGAACTCCTTTGAGGATGAACTGGAGTTTGCGCTTTCAGCTTTCGACCTCAAAATTCCCTCGGATAGTCAGCTCGAGCTAAACAAACACCGTGACTATCTCGAAGAAAAAGAGGCTGACCGTAACGACAAAGACTACAAGCCATCAGCCCCCTTAGGCAGAGATATAGATGCTTCTGACTCCGAAGTGAGATCACTTTTTGCAATTCTCCAGACCCAACTCCTAGGCGACTGA
- the rpoH gene encoding RNA polymerase sigma factor RpoH, with protein sequence MTQAMALPIPSAVGNIDAYIQAANRYPMLSESEETKLAERFHNDGDVEAARQLVLSHLRLVVSIARGYLGYGLPHADLIQEGNIGLMKAVKRYDPARGVRLVSFAMHWIKAEIHEYILKNWRLVKVATTKAQRKLFFNLRSLKNNYEGVDTLSGTQAAEVAARLGVKQEEVVEMETRLTGRDLALEGNPDDGDEAFAPIDYLADSRYEPTRVMENKAIARLHDEGLHNALSALDPRSRRIVEARWLNNDEGATLHDLAAEFSVSAERIRQIEVKALQKMRGVLSAS encoded by the coding sequence ATGACCCAAGCTATGGCCCTTCCAATTCCCTCTGCGGTCGGCAACATCGACGCCTACATTCAGGCTGCGAACCGTTATCCGATGCTTAGCGAGTCCGAGGAGACAAAGCTGGCTGAGCGTTTCCACAACGATGGCGATGTGGAAGCGGCACGTCAGCTCGTGCTCTCGCATTTACGCCTTGTCGTTTCAATTGCCCGCGGCTATCTCGGCTACGGCCTGCCGCACGCCGACCTGATCCAGGAAGGCAATATCGGCCTGATGAAGGCGGTCAAGCGCTACGACCCGGCTCGTGGCGTGCGCCTGGTGTCCTTTGCGATGCACTGGATCAAGGCTGAAATCCACGAATACATCCTGAAAAACTGGCGCCTGGTCAAAGTGGCCACCACCAAGGCCCAGCGCAAGCTGTTCTTCAATTTGCGCAGCCTGAAAAACAACTACGAAGGTGTCGATACGCTGTCCGGCACCCAGGCTGCCGAAGTTGCCGCGCGCTTGGGCGTCAAGCAGGAAGAAGTCGTCGAGATGGAAACGCGCCTGACCGGCCGCGATCTCGCGCTGGAAGGCAATCCGGATGATGGTGACGAGGCTTTTGCCCCGATCGACTACTTGGCCGACTCGCGCTACGAGCCGACGCGCGTCATGGAAAACAAGGCCATCGCCCGCCTGCACGATGAAGGGCTGCACAACGCCCTGTCGGCACTCGACCCACGCAGCCGCCGGATTGTTGAAGCACGCTGGCTGAACAATGACGAAGGCGCCACTCTGCATGACCTGGCCGCCGAGTTCTCGGTATCCGCCGAGCGTATCCGCCAGATCGAGGTCAAGGCGCTGCAAAAAATGCGCGGCGTACTCAGCGCAAGCTGA
- a CDS encoding IS4 family transposase, which translates to MLSSQLSITTDVMPTIGFDRLAAHLPYEWIEQALSAHGVASVRRRRLPAEQVVWLVIALALFRRQSMEEVLSTLDLALPDTRIEAVCKSAITQARARLGQAPLQWLFEQTAQAWCAQEKVANQWKGLSLWAVDGTTFRVPDSPENREFFGAQRYASGKVASYPQVRAVSLTALPTHLVSAIEFGQYGQNEMLYAKALIGRIEDHSLTVFDKGFVSAEILLGLSAAGTERHYLIPAKSNTQYEVLSGTPEDCRVRLRISPQARVKVPDLPEAWEARAIRVESANGQSRVLLTSLFDRRRFKAQDLADCYRRRWEIETSYRELKQSMLGEALTLRSRLPEGVNQEIWGALIAYNLIRLEIAKAATEARVAPTDLSFLRALHIIQHELIWAAGMSPGKLPSHLARLRLQLQMAIVEKRRGRKCPRVVKARPARYAVRHLKEP; encoded by the coding sequence ATGTTGTCCAGCCAGCTCTCCATTACGACAGATGTCATGCCGACGATCGGATTCGATCGTCTGGCGGCTCATTTGCCGTATGAGTGGATTGAGCAGGCGCTCAGCGCGCATGGGGTGGCGAGTGTTCGCCGCCGTCGTTTGCCGGCGGAGCAAGTGGTCTGGCTGGTGATCGCCCTGGCGTTGTTTCGTCGCCAGTCGATGGAAGAAGTACTCAGCACCCTGGATCTGGCCTTGCCCGACACCCGAATCGAGGCGGTCTGCAAGAGTGCGATCACGCAGGCGCGGGCTCGCCTTGGCCAAGCCCCGCTGCAATGGTTGTTCGAGCAAACGGCCCAAGCCTGGTGCGCACAGGAGAAGGTCGCGAATCAGTGGAAGGGACTTTCGCTATGGGCGGTCGATGGCACCACCTTTCGGGTGCCGGACAGCCCCGAGAACCGCGAATTCTTTGGTGCCCAACGCTACGCCAGCGGCAAAGTGGCCTCCTATCCTCAGGTGCGTGCCGTCAGCCTGACGGCACTGCCCACCCATCTGGTCTCGGCCATCGAGTTTGGCCAATACGGCCAGAACGAAATGCTTTACGCCAAGGCGCTGATCGGTCGGATCGAGGACCATTCCCTGACCGTCTTCGACAAGGGCTTTGTTTCTGCGGAAATATTGTTGGGCTTGAGTGCTGCGGGCACCGAGCGGCATTACCTGATCCCCGCCAAGTCCAACACGCAATACGAAGTCCTGTCGGGAACGCCCGAGGATTGTCGGGTTCGTTTGCGTATATCTCCTCAAGCGCGCGTCAAGGTCCCTGATCTGCCCGAGGCCTGGGAGGCCCGTGCCATTCGAGTCGAGTCGGCCAATGGTCAAAGCCGGGTACTGCTGACCTCATTGTTCGATCGCCGCCGCTTCAAAGCGCAGGATCTGGCGGACTGCTATCGCCGGCGCTGGGAAATTGAAACCAGCTACCGCGAGCTCAAGCAATCGATGCTGGGCGAAGCGCTGACCTTGCGCTCGCGTTTGCCCGAAGGGGTCAATCAGGAAATCTGGGGGGCCTTAATTGCCTACAACCTGATCAGACTTGAAATCGCCAAGGCGGCCACTGAAGCGCGCGTCGCTCCGACCGATCTGAGCTTCCTGCGCGCACTGCACATCATCCAGCACGAACTGATCTGGGCGGCGGGAATGAGTCCGGGGAAACTGCCGTCCCATCTGGCGCGCCTGCGTTTGCAGTTGCAGATGGCTATCGTGGAAAAACGACGGGGGCGAAAATGCCCCCGTGTCGTCAAAGCCAGACCGGCTCGTTACGCCGTTCGTCACCTAAAAGAGCCTTAA
- the napH gene encoding quinol dehydrogenase ferredoxin subunit NapH: protein MSQIRHKKRIGAEAVEEKGWWRAYRWLILRRVSQFSILGLFLLGPLAGIWVVKGNLNYSYTLDVLPLTDPYVALQSMVAGHVPETLGLIGMAIVALFYFLVGGRVYCSWVCPVNVVTDTAGWLRDRLGIKGSVHLSRQTRYWILGMTLVGSALTGVVLWELINPISMLHRGLIFGLGAAWTVVLSVFLFDLFVMSRGWCGRLCPVGAFYNLLGRRSLLRVSAPARVACNDCMDCFEVCPEPQVIRPALKGEAKGVGPMILSADCTNCGRCIDVCSKEVFTYSLRFKNPASTLAGDQ, encoded by the coding sequence ATGAGCCAGATTCGCCATAAAAAACGCATTGGCGCCGAGGCCGTCGAGGAAAAAGGCTGGTGGCGTGCCTACCGCTGGCTGATCCTGCGCCGGGTGTCGCAATTCAGTATCCTCGGCCTCTTCCTGCTCGGCCCTCTGGCCGGTATCTGGGTGGTCAAAGGCAATTTGAACTACAGCTACACGCTTGATGTACTGCCGCTGACCGATCCGTATGTCGCCCTGCAGTCGATGGTTGCCGGCCATGTGCCGGAAACGCTGGGCTTGATCGGGATGGCGATTGTGGCCTTGTTCTACTTTCTGGTCGGGGGGCGGGTTTACTGCAGTTGGGTTTGCCCGGTGAATGTTGTGACCGATACTGCCGGCTGGCTACGTGATCGCCTTGGCATCAAGGGCAGCGTGCATCTGTCGCGGCAGACCCGTTACTGGATTCTGGGCATGACGCTGGTCGGTTCGGCCTTGACGGGCGTGGTTTTGTGGGAACTGATCAACCCGATCTCGATGCTGCATCGCGGGTTGATTTTCGGCCTGGGAGCAGCGTGGACCGTGGTACTTTCGGTTTTCCTGTTCGATCTCTTTGTGATGAGTCGCGGCTGGTGCGGTCGACTCTGTCCGGTCGGCGCTTTCTACAACCTGCTGGGTCGGCGCAGTCTGCTGCGCGTTTCGGCCCCGGCCCGCGTGGCGTGCAACGACTGCATGGATTGCTTCGAGGTTTGCCCCGAGCCGCAGGTGATTCGTCCGGCCTTGAAAGGCGAGGCCAAAGGCGTCGGGCCGATGATCCTGTCGGCTGATTGTACGAACTGTGGCCGTTGTATCGACGTTTGTTCGAAAGAGGTTTTTACCTACAGTTTGCGCTTCAAGAACCCTGCTTCGACCCTAGCGGGCGATCAGTAA
- the napG gene encoding ferredoxin-type protein NapG, with product MTKNSPKNGAARRQFLFDSARMACGVGMLGLGLGLYAKQSKALPALALRPPGALPEDDFLGACIRCGLCVRDCPYNTLELAKPETPVATGTPYFTARNIPCEMCEDIPCIKACPTKALDHQLTDINKAKMGVAVLIDHETCLNFLGLRCDVCYRVCPVIDKAITLDLQPNQRTGRHAMFLPTVHSEHCTGCGKCEKSCVLEEAAIRVLPPKLAKGELGHHYRVGWDEQKKAGHSLMDESKLIDLPDRVPEGAVLPGHYDPASGQTAPARGLPGSEAGAVPSHPPGLGEKP from the coding sequence ATGACAAAAAATTCCCCCAAAAACGGTGCGGCGCGCCGCCAGTTTCTCTTCGATTCAGCCCGGATGGCCTGCGGTGTCGGGATGCTCGGCCTTGGACTCGGGCTCTACGCCAAACAATCGAAAGCCTTGCCCGCCCTGGCATTGCGGCCACCTGGCGCACTGCCGGAGGACGATTTTCTCGGCGCCTGCATCCGCTGCGGCCTGTGCGTGCGCGATTGCCCGTACAACACGCTGGAACTGGCCAAGCCGGAAACACCGGTGGCCACCGGTACGCCTTACTTCACGGCGCGCAACATTCCCTGCGAAATGTGCGAGGACATTCCTTGCATCAAGGCTTGTCCGACCAAGGCCCTCGACCATCAACTGACCGATATCAACAAGGCCAAAATGGGTGTCGCGGTGCTGATCGACCACGAAACCTGCCTCAATTTCCTCGGCTTGCGCTGCGATGTCTGTTATCGCGTCTGCCCGGTCATCGACAAGGCCATCACGCTTGATTTGCAGCCCAACCAGCGCACCGGTCGGCATGCCATGTTCCTGCCGACCGTTCATTCCGAACACTGCACGGGCTGCGGCAAATGCGAAAAATCATGTGTGCTGGAAGAGGCTGCGATTCGCGTCCTGCCGCCCAAGTTGGCCAAGGGCGAGTTGGGGCACCACTATCGCGTGGGTTGGGACGAGCAAAAGAAAGCGGGCCATTCATTGATGGATGAATCCAAATTGATCGACCTGCCCGATCGCGTACCTGAGGGCGCCGTCCTGCCTGGTCACTACGACCCGGCCAGCGGCCAGACAGCACCGGCCCGTGGTTTGCCCGGCAGCGAGGCCGGGGCAGTGCCCAGTCATCCCCCTGGTCTGGGAGAAAAGCCATGA
- a CDS encoding TatD family hydrolase, whose amino-acid sequence MLIDTHCHLDAVEFEADRDAVHAAALAAGIGQIVVPGVAVDGFARLQSVVARYPGCHAAYGIHPLYVMAAQESDLATVRHWLESERPVAVGEIGLDGYVPDLDPDRQTHFFVEQLKLAREFKLPVILHVRRSIDPILKQLRRIRVSGGIAHAFNGSRQQADEFIKLGFKLGFGGAMSYSGSTRIRALAAELPLDAIVLETDAPDIPPAWLDRGRNTPAQLSAIVDVLAELRNLPRGEIIAASRLNAQQVLRFA is encoded by the coding sequence ATGCTGATCGACACCCATTGCCATCTCGATGCGGTTGAGTTCGAGGCCGATCGCGATGCAGTGCATGCCGCCGCACTGGCGGCCGGCATCGGGCAGATCGTTGTGCCGGGTGTCGCGGTCGACGGCTTCGCCAGGCTGCAATCCGTCGTTGCGCGCTATCCCGGCTGTCATGCGGCGTACGGGATTCACCCGCTGTACGTCATGGCAGCGCAGGAGTCCGATCTGGCGACGGTGCGACACTGGCTTGAGTCCGAGCGGCCAGTCGCCGTGGGTGAAATCGGCCTGGATGGTTACGTGCCTGATCTCGACCCGGACCGTCAGACGCATTTTTTTGTTGAACAACTCAAACTGGCCCGCGAGTTCAAGCTGCCGGTGATTCTCCATGTGCGCCGCTCGATCGACCCGATTCTCAAGCAGTTGCGCCGGATTCGTGTGTCGGGTGGCATTGCCCACGCCTTCAATGGCAGTCGTCAGCAGGCTGATGAATTCATCAAGCTGGGTTTCAAGCTCGGTTTTGGTGGCGCCATGAGCTACAGCGGCTCAACCCGTATCCGGGCGCTGGCCGCCGAGTTGCCGCTGGACGCCATTGTCCTCGAAACCGATGCGCCGGATATTCCGCCCGCCTGGCTTGACCGGGGGCGCAATACGCCGGCACAACTGTCGGCGATCGTCGATGTGCTGGCTGAATTACGCAACTTGCCGCGTGGTGAAATCATCGCGGCCAGCCGTCTGAATGCGCAACAAGTATTGCGTTTCGCTTGA
- a CDS encoding D-amino acid dehydrogenase, whose protein sequence is MKVLVLGAGVVGTASAWYLAKAGHEVTVVDRQPVAGNETSFANGGQISVSHAEPWANPHVLPRVIKWLGREDAPLLWRWRADPAQLGWGLRFLAECLPGRTRRNIAAIVALALYSRGCLQELRKELALDYDQLERGILHIYTDHEEFGRAVEAARLMREFGLDRDTVDVDQCLKIEPALAGARSLLIGGDYTQSDESGDAHQFTRQLAAHAKAAGVDFQHGWTVDRIAPAGGQIAGVLVRSERSSELLTADAYVLALGSYSPLLLKPLGIGLPVYPAKGYSATLPLADDAQAPMVSITDDEHKIVFSRLGKRLRIAGTAEFNGYNLELNPVRCAALMKRTRQLFPELKADGEPVFWTGLRPATPSNVPCIGRSRYGNLWLNTGHGTLGWTMACGSAAALADLISGRRAEPDFPFIRC, encoded by the coding sequence TTGAAGGTTCTCGTGCTGGGCGCCGGCGTTGTCGGCACGGCGAGTGCATGGTATCTGGCCAAGGCCGGGCATGAGGTGACGGTGGTGGATCGCCAGCCGGTGGCTGGTAACGAAACCAGCTTTGCCAATGGCGGCCAGATTTCCGTGTCGCATGCCGAACCGTGGGCCAATCCGCATGTTTTGCCGCGCGTCATCAAGTGGCTGGGGCGCGAAGATGCACCCTTGCTCTGGCGCTGGCGGGCCGATCCGGCCCAGTTGGGCTGGGGCCTGCGCTTTCTGGCCGAGTGTTTGCCGGGCCGGACACGGCGCAACATTGCCGCAATCGTCGCCCTGGCGCTTTACAGCCGGGGCTGCCTGCAGGAACTGCGCAAGGAGCTGGCGCTCGACTACGATCAGCTCGAACGCGGCATCCTGCATATCTACACCGATCACGAAGAGTTTGGCCGGGCGGTTGAAGCGGCCCGGCTGATGCGCGAGTTTGGTCTGGATCGTGACACGGTCGACGTCGATCAATGCCTCAAAATCGAACCGGCGCTGGCTGGCGCCCGTTCCTTGTTGATTGGCGGCGATTACACGCAGTCCGACGAATCCGGCGACGCCCATCAATTCACCCGTCAACTGGCGGCTCATGCGAAGGCCGCCGGTGTTGATTTTCAGCATGGTTGGACGGTCGACCGCATCGCGCCGGCCGGCGGGCAAATTGCCGGGGTTCTGGTGCGCAGCGAGCGGAGTTCGGAATTGCTGACGGCCGATGCCTATGTGCTGGCTTTGGGCAGCTACTCGCCTTTGTTGCTCAAGCCGCTGGGGATCGGGCTGCCGGTTTATCCGGCCAAGGGCTATTCGGCCACATTGCCGCTGGCCGACGATGCGCAGGCCCCGATGGTCAGCATTACCGACGATGAACACAAGATTGTTTTTTCCCGGCTCGGCAAGCGCTTGAGAATTGCCGGCACGGCTGAGTTCAACGGTTATAACCTTGAGCTCAACCCGGTTCGCTGTGCCGCTTTGATGAAACGGACGCGCCAGCTTTTTCCCGAACTCAAGGCCGATGGCGAGCCGGTATTCTGGACCGGCCTGCGTCCGGCGACGCCCTCGAATGTGCCTTGCATCGGGCGCAGCCGCTACGGCAATCTGTGGCTTAATACTGGCCACGGTACGCTGGGCTGGACGATGGCCTGCGGTTCCGCGGCTGCCTTGGCCGATCTGATCAGCGGCCGACGCGCCGAGCCGGATTTCCCCTTTATTCGATGCTGA
- a CDS encoding RelA/SpoT family protein, which produces MDSVPSPLPPISEEPAYRVFLDSLDYLGQADVDRIKAAYAFAARAHANQKRMSGEAYITHPLAVAGAVVEWRMDGDAVAAALLHDVLEDTGTTKRELAEKFGKEVAELVDGLSKLDKMEFASYQEAQAENFRKMLMAMARDLRVVLIKLADRQHNLQTMSAMRLDKRRRIAEETLDIYAPIALRLGLNKLYRELQDICFKLIHPHRAEVLARALKAARGNRKELLTRILDGIKGKLDSAGLRADVFGREKSLYSIFCKMKDKRLSFSQVLDIYGFRVVVDNVPTCYLALGALHGLYKPVPGKFKDYVAIPKANGYQSLHTTLIGPYGTPVEVQIRTQEMHHVAQEGVAAHWLYKDIEESGADLQIKTHKWLQSLLEMQSGDSAEFFENVKIDLFPDEVYVFTPKGKIMALPQGATVVDFAYAVHTDVGHHCSAARVNHELAPLRTELRNGDLVEIITSAQSSPNPIWLSYIKTGRARSKIRHYLRTMQNEESARLGERLLRQELLALGVVPISIPTDAWDQLVKAGGQKSIEELYTDIGLGKRLPSVVARRLLAREDMAGGSPNGLALAIHGTEGMAIQLAHCCQPIPGDPIIGSIRKGSGLIIHTHDCPTIRKSRSAEPQKWIDVEWEPEEGKLFDIRIRVEVKNTRGVLAQVAAAIAEAGSNIEHVAMDADPERLFTLLRFTIQVAHRNHLAAVMRGMRHIPEVTRIIRERGGDA; this is translated from the coding sequence ATGGATTCCGTGCCGTCACCTCTGCCGCCAATTTCCGAGGAACCCGCCTACCGGGTTTTCCTCGATAGCCTCGACTATCTGGGTCAGGCTGATGTAGACCGCATCAAGGCGGCCTACGCCTTTGCCGCACGTGCGCATGCCAATCAGAAGCGCATGTCCGGCGAGGCTTACATCACGCATCCGCTGGCAGTTGCCGGTGCCGTCGTCGAGTGGCGCATGGATGGCGATGCTGTTGCCGCTGCGCTGCTCCACGATGTACTCGAAGATACGGGAACCACGAAGCGCGAGCTGGCCGAAAAATTCGGCAAGGAAGTCGCTGAACTGGTCGACGGCCTGTCCAAGCTCGACAAGATGGAATTCGCTTCCTATCAGGAAGCGCAGGCGGAAAACTTCCGCAAGATGCTGATGGCCATGGCGCGCGATCTGCGCGTCGTGCTGATCAAGCTGGCCGACCGCCAGCACAATCTGCAGACCATGTCGGCCATGCGCCTCGACAAGCGTCGGCGGATTGCTGAAGAAACCCTCGATATTTACGCGCCGATCGCACTGCGTCTGGGCTTGAACAAGCTCTATCGCGAGTTGCAGGACATCTGCTTCAAGCTGATCCATCCGCATCGTGCCGAAGTGCTGGCCCGGGCGCTCAAGGCGGCGCGCGGCAACCGCAAGGAATTGCTCACCCGCATTCTCGACGGGATCAAGGGCAAGCTCGACTCGGCAGGCTTGCGGGCCGATGTGTTCGGCCGCGAAAAGAGTTTGTACTCGATTTTCTGCAAGATGAAGGACAAGCGCCTGTCGTTTTCGCAGGTGCTGGATATCTACGGTTTCCGGGTCGTGGTCGACAACGTGCCGACCTGCTATCTCGCCCTGGGGGCGCTGCATGGCCTGTACAAGCCGGTGCCCGGCAAGTTCAAGGATTACGTGGCGATTCCCAAGGCCAATGGCTACCAGTCGCTGCATACCACCTTGATCGGGCCTTACGGCACGCCGGTTGAAGTCCAGATCCGTACCCAGGAAATGCACCACGTTGCCCAGGAAGGTGTCGCGGCGCACTGGCTGTACAAGGATATCGAGGAAAGCGGCGCCGATCTGCAGATCAAGACGCATAAATGGCTGCAGTCGCTGCTCGAAATGCAGAGCGGCGACTCGGCTGAGTTCTTCGAGAACGTCAAGATCGACCTGTTTCCCGACGAGGTTTACGTCTTCACGCCCAAGGGCAAGATCATGGCGCTGCCGCAGGGCGCCACCGTGGTCGACTTTGCCTACGCAGTGCATACCGACGTTGGTCATCATTGCTCGGCCGCCCGCGTCAATCACGAGCTTGCCCCGCTGCGCACCGAGTTGCGCAATGGCGATCTGGTCGAGATCATCACCTCGGCCCAGTCCAGCCCGAATCCGATCTGGCTGAGTTATATCAAGACCGGCCGGGCGCGCAGCAAGATCCGTCATTACCTGCGGACGATGCAGAACGAAGAGTCGGCCCGTCTCGGCGAGCGTCTGCTGCGCCAGGAGTTGCTGGCCCTCGGCGTGGTGCCGATTTCGATTCCGACCGATGCCTGGGACCAGTTGGTCAAGGCGGGTGGCCAGAAGTCGATCGAGGAGCTGTATACCGACATCGGTCTCGGCAAGCGCCTGCCTTCCGTTGTGGCCCGCCGCCTGCTGGCGCGTGAGGATATGGCGGGTGGTTCGCCCAATGGCCTGGCCCTGGCGATCCACGGGACCGAAGGCATGGCCATTCAGCTGGCGCATTGTTGTCAGCCGATTCCGGGGGATCCGATCATTGGTTCGATCCGCAAGGGTAGCGGCCTGATCATTCACACGCACGATTGCCCGACGATCCGCAAATCGCGCTCGGCCGAGCCGCAAAAGTGGATCGATGTCGAATGGGAGCCGGAAGAAGGCAAGTTGTTCGATATCCGCATCCGGGTCGAGGTCAAGAATACGCGCGGTGTGCTGGCCCAGGTGGCGGCAGCCATTGCCGAGGCCGGTTCGAACATCGAACATGTGGCGATGGACGCTGACCCGGAGCGCCTGTTCACGCTGCTCCGCTTCACCATCCAGGTTGCCCATCGCAATCACCTGGCGGCCGTCATGCGCGGCATGCGCCATATTCCCGAAGTCACGCGCATCATCCGTGAAAGGGGAGGCGACGCTTGA
- the rpoZ gene encoding DNA-directed RNA polymerase subunit omega: protein MARVTVDDCLKLIPNRFQMTLAAAHRARQLANGATPLVDAEKHKPTVVALREMSLGKIGIEVLNRGQG, encoded by the coding sequence ATGGCCCGCGTTACCGTTGATGACTGCCTGAAATTGATCCCGAATCGCTTCCAGATGACTCTGGCTGCTGCCCACCGTGCCCGCCAGCTGGCCAATGGCGCCACGCCGCTGGTCGACGCTGAGAAGCACAAGCCGACGGTTGTTGCCCTGCGCGAAATGTCGCTTGGCAAGATCGGTATCGAAGTGCTCAACCGCGGTCAGGGCTGA